One Bdellovibrio bacteriovorus str. Tiberius DNA segment encodes these proteins:
- the pal gene encoding peptidoglycan-associated lipoprotein Pal, translated as MVRKLALGLVAIAFVAGCKGKQTQSDQSIETLPTGGQSTAIDSAPLSFDPMGSDSGKISGLVTVHFGYDKSSLDASSKKDIATNVEWMKANPSVRVQIEGHCDSRGTIEYNVALGERRANAVKAYMVSLGIGADRLSTISYGKEKPLETGDTEAAWAKNRRANFVPAQ; from the coding sequence ATGGTTCGTAAATTGGCTCTTGGTCTTGTTGCCATCGCATTCGTAGCAGGTTGTAAAGGAAAACAAACTCAGTCTGATCAGTCTATCGAGACTTTGCCTACTGGCGGTCAGTCCACAGCAATTGACTCTGCTCCATTGAGCTTCGACCCAATGGGTTCTGATTCCGGCAAGATTTCTGGTTTGGTAACTGTTCATTTCGGTTATGACAAATCCAGCCTGGATGCTTCTTCCAAAAAAGACATCGCGACTAACGTCGAGTGGATGAAAGCAAATCCTTCTGTTCGCGTACAAATCGAAGGTCACTGCGATTCTCGTGGTACTATCGAATACAACGTGGCTTTGGGTGAAAGACGTGCCAACGCGGTTAAAGCTTACATGGTATCTTTGGGTATCGGTGCTGACCGTTTGAGCACTATCAGCTACGGTAAAGAAAAACCACTTGAGACAGGCGACACTGAAGCTGCATGGGCGAAAAACCGCCGTGCTAACTTCGTACCTGCTCAGTAA
- a CDS encoding DUF4398 domain-containing protein, whose protein sequence is MNLQRLFIGVLLFTVIVSCQTAPVPLDDYSLARAALDAARSVQAARHSPGYWHQAEEAYRKGRIYFEDRDYGKAKEQFIRARMAAEKAENSARLIRQKTGDVL, encoded by the coding sequence GTGAACCTACAGAGACTTTTCATCGGAGTTTTGCTTTTCACGGTGATCGTCAGCTGTCAAACTGCGCCTGTTCCCCTGGATGACTATTCCTTAGCTCGAGCCGCACTGGATGCGGCTCGTTCTGTTCAAGCGGCCCGCCATTCCCCCGGATACTGGCATCAGGCGGAAGAAGCCTATCGTAAAGGCCGCATCTATTTCGAAGACCGTGATTACGGCAAAGCCAAAGAACAATTCATCCGCGCCCGCATGGCAGCTGAAAAAGCTGAGAACTCGGCTCGTCTGATTCGTCAAAAAACTGGAGATGTCCTATGA
- a CDS encoding tetratricopeptide repeat protein, producing the protein MKLIILVVAAATLLTGCLKTRTDVRENEQRQVMQQQVVTLQRTNADASGRVADLEEQMRELNGRVDVVENKLGSSHSGVENALKNSQQQNQDLNGKVAIMQEALTTMEKQIYALNAEVNALRAEKAAAQAEKSAKQAKRDSLEAAQEFFSKKDWKQSILNFQKYRDENPKGPKFADATYKIGVSFQELGMKDEAKTFYDEVVSKFPKSEEARRAKIRLKGLKK; encoded by the coding sequence ATGAAGTTGATCATTCTTGTTGTCGCAGCCGCGACCTTGCTGACGGGCTGTTTGAAAACCCGTACCGATGTTCGTGAAAATGAACAGCGTCAGGTGATGCAGCAGCAGGTGGTCACTCTGCAAAGGACCAATGCCGATGCTTCCGGTCGTGTCGCAGATCTGGAAGAACAAATGCGCGAGTTGAACGGCCGCGTGGATGTGGTTGAAAACAAGCTGGGTTCCAGCCACTCGGGTGTGGAAAATGCTCTGAAAAATTCCCAGCAGCAGAATCAGGATCTGAATGGCAAAGTGGCCATAATGCAAGAAGCCCTCACAACCATGGAAAAACAAATCTATGCGTTGAATGCCGAAGTAAATGCCCTGCGTGCTGAAAAAGCCGCGGCTCAGGCTGAAAAGTCGGCGAAACAGGCCAAAAGGGACTCTTTAGAGGCAGCTCAGGAGTTTTTCAGCAAAAAAGACTGGAAACAGTCCATCCTGAACTTCCAAAAATACCGTGATGAAAATCCGAAAGGTCCTAAGTTTGCGGATGCGACCTATAAAATCGGGGTGTCCTTCCAGGAATTGGGCATGAAAGACGAGGCAAAAACCTTCTATGACGAGGTGGTCAGCAAGTTTCCGAAGTCAGAAGAGGCTCGTCGTGCTAAGATCCGTTTGAAGGGTTTAAAAAAGTAA
- the tsaD gene encoding tRNA (adenosine(37)-N6)-threonylcarbamoyltransferase complex transferase subunit TsaD: protein MIERVLAIETSCDDTSVAIVDRTGWVHSVVAASQDLDHEIYGGIVPEIAARNHSIALIPLIEEAFKKANMNWSDVQGIAVTNRPGLIGALIVGLVTAKSLSQAKHLPFLGVNHLEGHLLAPFLRDDKYAPPEDFGYPYVGLAISGGHTSLYQIKGLGDYRILGATKDDAAGECFDKFAKMAGLGFPGGVRVDQMAKAGNPQAFEFPRSMIHDDTFDMSFSGLKSSGQRMLEQLGPELVQERLPDLCASFQEAIVDVLIAKLDRAAKVFRSKRVILTGGVSANSRLRQRAQEWADKKGYTLVIPPLRYCTDNAAMIGYVGALRMARGEVSELDLGPSPQALASDFK, encoded by the coding sequence GTGATTGAAAGAGTTCTCGCCATTGAAACCAGCTGTGATGACACCTCTGTCGCGATCGTCGATCGTACCGGCTGGGTTCACTCTGTGGTGGCGGCCTCTCAGGATCTGGATCACGAAATCTATGGCGGCATCGTCCCTGAAATTGCCGCCCGCAACCATTCCATCGCTTTAATTCCATTGATCGAAGAAGCCTTTAAGAAAGCCAATATGAATTGGTCTGACGTGCAGGGTATTGCCGTCACCAACCGTCCGGGTTTGATTGGCGCCTTGATCGTGGGTCTGGTTACGGCGAAGTCACTGTCTCAGGCCAAGCATTTGCCGTTCCTGGGTGTGAACCACCTTGAAGGACATTTACTGGCGCCGTTTTTGCGCGATGATAAATATGCTCCACCGGAAGATTTCGGTTACCCGTATGTGGGTTTGGCCATCAGCGGTGGACACACAAGTTTGTATCAAATTAAAGGACTGGGCGATTATCGTATCTTGGGTGCTACCAAGGATGATGCGGCCGGGGAGTGTTTCGATAAATTTGCAAAGATGGCAGGCCTGGGGTTCCCGGGTGGTGTGCGCGTCGATCAAATGGCCAAGGCGGGTAATCCGCAGGCGTTCGAATTCCCCCGCAGCATGATCCATGATGACACTTTCGACATGAGCTTCTCGGGGCTGAAAAGTTCCGGCCAGCGCATGCTTGAACAATTGGGACCAGAACTTGTGCAGGAACGTCTGCCGGATCTGTGTGCCTCTTTCCAGGAAGCCATCGTGGATGTCCTGATCGCAAAGCTGGATCGTGCGGCGAAAGTCTTCCGTTCCAAGCGTGTGATTCTGACTGGCGGGGTCAGTGCGAATTCGCGCCTTCGTCAGCGGGCTCAGGAATGGGCTGATAAAAAAGGTTATACTTTGGTGATTCCACCTCTGCGTTACTGCACTGATAATGCCGCGATGATTGGTTATGTCGGCGCTTTGCGCATGGCTCGTGGTGAAGTTTCTGAACTGGATCTGGGACCGTCACCTCAAGCTCTTGCATCGGATTTTAAATGA